A DNA window from Malus domestica chromosome 12, GDT2T_hap1 contains the following coding sequences:
- the LOC103449754 gene encoding putative calcium-transporting ATPase 11, plasma membrane-type isoform X3 → MEKFLKDVEVEYKNPSEEAIRRWRSAVALVKNPRRRFRLVPDLAKRSEAEKKKLQIQEKIRVALYVQKAALQFIDAGDRGSIEKPGHDELQLPEDARMAGFSIHPDELASITRAHDIKALESHGGIHGILRKVNVSVDEGVKDSNIPIRQNVYGLNRYKEKPPRTFWVFVWEALQDLTLMILMVCAVVSIGVGIATESWPKGTYNGLGILISIILVVMVTAISDYKQSLQFKDLDREKKKIFVQVTRDGKRQKVSIYDLVIGDIVLLLIGDQVPADGLFISGYSLLIDESSLSGESEPVNVSEGKPFLLSGTKVQDGSCKMLVTTVGMKTEWGKLMETLSEGGEDETPLQVKLNGVATIIGKIGLTFAVLTFLVLTVRFLVTKGPNNEITDWSSTDAVTLLSYFAIAVTIIVVAVPEGLPLAVTLSLAFAMKKLMNDRALVRHLSACETMGSASCICTDKTGTLTTNHMVVTKVWMCEKSVDVKENDSKETLISEISGASSILLQVIFQNTSSEVIKDDGKISILGTPTESALLEFGLLLGGDFDTLRREVKILKIRPFNSVRKKISVLVAYPHGGTRAFCKGASEIVLGICNKYIDSNGESVHLSREMVKNITDVINSFACEALRTLCLAFKDIDDSSIENGIPDDGYTLVAVVGINDPVSPGVREAVQTCLAAGITGDNINTAKAIAKECGILTEGCIAIEGPEFRSMSLEKMKTVIPKIQVMARSLPLDKHTLVKNLRDEFGEVVAVTGDGTNDAPALHESDIGLAMGIAGIEVAKENADGIISDDNFKTIVNVARWGRSVYINIQKFVQFQLTVNVVALMINVVSACVLGYAPLTAVQLLWVNMIMDTLGALALATESPNDGLMKRPLVGRGTNFITKAVWRNIIGQSIYQLAVLGVLNFSGEKLLGLTGSDATEVLNTVIFNAFVFCQVFNQINSRDIVKINVFHGMFDSWVFRIVMVCTATFQWDPKTHRPARRELSPVEQRAVPRTPRESFPEASMQTKASKAGKSWSSKGAVPRAPSESSPDTNMQIDISSVLPYLISEGRCGDL, encoded by the exons ATGGAGAAGTTCTTGAAGGACGTCGAGGTGGAGTACAAGAATCCATCGGAGGAGGCTATAAGGAGATGGAGAAGCGCCGTCGCGCTCGTCAAAAACCCTCGCAGAAGGTTTCGATTAGTCCCCGATCTCGCCAAGCGCTCCGAGGCCGAAAAGAAGAAGCTTCAAATCCAG GAAAAGATTCGAGTTGCTCTTTATGTTCAAAAAGCAGCACTGCAGTTCATTGATG CTGGTGATCGTGGATCTATTGAAAAGCCAGGTCATGATGAACTCCAGCTCCCAGAAGATGCCAGAATGGCAGGTTTTAGCATTCACCCAGATGAACTTGCATCTATTACACGTGCCCATGATATTAAGGCCTTGGAAAGCCATGGTGGAATTCATGGGATTTTAAGGAAAGTCAATGTCTCGGTAGATGAAGGTGTCAAGGATAGTAATATACCAATTAGACAAAATGTTTATGGCTTAAACCGTTACAAGGAGAAACCTCCCCGAACTTTTTGGGTGTTTGTCTGGGAAGCACTACAGGACTTAACACTAATGATCCTTATGGTCTGTGCTGTGGTTTCTATTGGAGTTGGAATTGCCACTGAAAGCTGGCCCAAAGGCACGTACAATGGTCTGGGAATTTTAATTAGTATAATTCTAGTGGTTATGGTTACCGCCATTAGTGACTACAAGCAGTCTTTGCAATTCAAGGATTTGGATAGGGAGAAGAAAAAGATTTTTGTTCAGGTCACTAGGGATGGAAAAAGACAAAAAGTTTCCATTTACGACTTGGTTATTGGAGATATTGTGCTTTTGTTGATTGGGGACCAAGTTCCAGCTGATGGACTTTTCATATCTGGGTACAGTTTGCTGATTGATGAGTCAAGCTTGTCAGGTGAGAGTGAGCCAGTGAATGTATCTGAAGGGAAGCCTTTTCTTCTTTCCGGAACTAAAGTGCAGGATGGGTCATGTAAAATGCTAGTGACTACAGTTGGTATGAAGACTGAATGGGGAAAGTTGATGGAAACTCTGAGTGAAGGAGGAGAAGATGAGACCCCACTGCAGGTGAAGCTTAATGGTGTCGCTACAATTATTGGTAAAATTGGTTTGACTTTTGCAGTGTTGACATTTTTGGTATTGACAGTAAGATTTTTGGTGACAAAAGGACCTAACAACGAGATCACTGATTGGTCTTCAACTGATGCCGTAACCCTTTTGAGCTACTTTGCTATTGCGGTAACTATAATTGTTGTTGCAGTTCCCGAAGGATTACCATTAGCAGTGACGCTGAGCCTTGCTTTTGCAATGAAAAAATTGATGAATGACAGGGCACTTGTAAGGCATCTCTCAGCATGTGAGACAATGGGTTCTGCTAGTTGTATTTGCACAGATAAAACTGGAACATTAACTACAAATCATATGGTAGTTACCAAAGTATGGATGTGTGAAAAATCTGTAGATGTAAAAGAAAATGACAGTAAAGAAACattgatatcagaaatatctgGAGCATCAAGCATCCTTTTGCAGGTTATATTCCAAAATACAAGTTCTGAGGTTATTAAGGATGATGGAAAGATCTCCATTTTGGGAACACCAACAGAGTCAGCACTATTAGAGTTCGGTTTACTTTTAGGTGGGGATTTTGATACCCTGCGCAGAGAGGTTAAGATTCTTAAGATCAGACCTTTCAATTCTGTCAGGAAGAAAATCTCTGTGCTTGTAGCTTATCCTCATGGTGGAACACGAGCTTTTTGCAAAGGTGCATCAGAAATAGTACTGGGAATATGTAACAAGTACATTGACTCTAATGGGGAATCTGTTCATCTCTCCAGAGAAATGGTAAAGAATATCACGGATGTCATAAATTCTTTTGCCTGTGAAGCATTGAGAACTCTCTGCTTAGCTTTTAAGGATATAGATGACTCTTCCATCGAAAATGGCATCCCAGATGATGGCTATACATTGGTAGCAGTTGTCGGTATTAACGACCCTGTGAGCCCGGGGGTCAGGGAGGCAGTTCAGACTTGTTTAGCTGCTGGAATCACTGGTGACAATATAAATACAGCTAAAGCCATCGCTAAAGAATGTGGCATACTCACAGAGGGTTGTATAGCAATTGAAGGACCTGAGTTTCGTAGCATGTCTCTAGAGAAGATGAAAACTGTGATACCGAAGATACAG GTAATGGCCCGGTCTTTACCGTTGGATAAGCACACATTGGTAAAAAATTTAAGGGATGAATTTGGTGAGGTTGTTGCTGTGACTGGTGATGGGACTAACGACGCTCCCGCTTTGCATGAGTCAGACATTGGACTTGCTATGGGCATAGCAGGAATAGAG GTTGCCAAAGAAAATGCCGATGGCATCATATCGGATGACAATTTTAAAACTATAGTAAATGTGGCCAGATGGGGACGTTCAGTGTACATAAACATTCAAAAGTTTGTGCAGTTCCAGTTAACAGTTAACGTTGTTGCTCTAATGATCAATGTTGTTTCTGCATGTGTCTTAG GATATGCTCCCCTTACAGCGGTGCAACTGCTCTGGGTGAATATGATTATGGACACTCTTGGTGCTTTGGCACTGGCAACAGAGTCtccaaatgatggacttatgaaAAGGCCCCTAGTTGGGAGGGGTACCAACTTCATCACCAAGGCTGTGTGGAGAAATATCATTGGTCAGAGTATCTATCAACTGGCTGTCCTTGGAGTTCTCAATTTCTCTGGGGAGAAGCTACTAGGACTAACTGGTTCAGATGCAACTGAGGTTCTCAACACTGTGATATTCAACGCATTCGTGTTTTGCCAG GTGTTTAATCAGATAAACAGTCGCGACATAGTAAAGATTAACGTATTCCATGGAATGTTCGACAGCTGGGTATTTCGAATCGTCATGGTTTGCACAGCAACCTTCCAG TGGGACCCAAAAACTCACAGGCCAGCAAGGCGAGAGCTTTCTCCGGTCGAGCAAAGGGCAGTGCCCAGAACACCCAGAGAGAGCTTTCCTGAAGCCAGTATGCAGACCAAGGCCAGCAAGGCAGGCAAGAGCTGGTCGAGCAAAGGGGCAGTGCCCAGAGCACCCTCAGAGAGCTCTCCTGACACCAATATGCAGATTGATATCTCCTCAG